From Lujinxingia vulgaris, a single genomic window includes:
- a CDS encoding tetratricopeptide repeat protein, translating into MNGPFESLRCVVAQALLVAMVALFCGCVTTQTLGDRAYKSEEYPLALQYYEQAISEGSRDPELYYRAARAATNVGAFSQAERYYSRSLRHGGGVHVARALAQLYVQTNNFAQAVRVYQYLMRVEEDVQPVYSNMGAALMYSGRYLDAESFMIIAQQMKPTDPVPYINLGVLYDRHIRNRPRAVAFYNCFTELTGDASQKRQVENRLLEMANEGPIDASRVGLQCGEVYRLPEPVAVDLSEALKDYGGEVDLGFEVEAGEEPAEIEVERVVPAEEPPSEPEADESDAVEASPEAPGDAPGDAAGAGEEDAAESAPPAAGDAEGVASEEASDEAELAALKFYEDGRYDDALRALRALEARSEEGDRVLGLALYRTGRFEEATEWLELSVEQKPSPEVAGALLDAYRRLGQRDAMGPLCERFEGWPDYEAVLERCPGEGMSDE; encoded by the coding sequence ATGAATGGACCTTTCGAGAGCCTGCGCTGCGTGGTTGCGCAGGCTCTTCTCGTTGCGATGGTGGCCTTGTTTTGCGGCTGTGTGACAACGCAGACGCTGGGCGACCGCGCGTACAAGAGCGAAGAGTATCCGCTGGCGTTGCAGTACTACGAGCAGGCCATCTCGGAGGGCTCCCGCGATCCGGAGCTCTACTATCGGGCGGCCCGTGCGGCGACTAACGTGGGGGCGTTCTCCCAGGCCGAGCGGTACTACAGCCGCTCGCTTCGGCATGGCGGCGGGGTACATGTGGCGCGTGCGTTGGCTCAGCTTTATGTGCAGACCAACAACTTCGCGCAGGCCGTGCGGGTCTATCAGTATTTGATGCGGGTCGAGGAGGATGTGCAGCCGGTCTACAGCAATATGGGCGCGGCGCTGATGTATTCGGGACGCTACCTCGATGCCGAGTCGTTTATGATCATCGCGCAGCAGATGAAGCCCACCGATCCGGTGCCCTACATCAACCTGGGGGTGCTTTACGATCGGCACATCCGCAATCGCCCGCGGGCGGTGGCCTTTTACAACTGCTTTACTGAGCTCACCGGCGACGCTTCGCAGAAACGCCAGGTGGAGAACCGTCTGTTGGAGATGGCCAATGAAGGCCCGATCGACGCGTCTCGGGTCGGGCTACAGTGTGGCGAGGTGTACCGTCTGCCGGAGCCGGTGGCGGTGGACTTGAGCGAGGCGCTCAAGGACTACGGCGGTGAGGTGGACCTGGGGTTTGAAGTTGAGGCCGGGGAAGAGCCCGCCGAGATCGAGGTGGAGCGCGTCGTGCCGGCTGAGGAGCCTCCGAGCGAGCCTGAGGCCGATGAGTCCGATGCGGTTGAGGCGAGCCCTGAAGCGCCGGGGGATGCGCCAGGTGATGCCGCGGGTGCGGGAGAGGAAGACGCGGCGGAATCGGCGCCTCCGGCCGCTGGCGACGCAGAGGGAGTGGCCAGCGAAGAGGCTTCAGATGAAGCCGAGCTCGCCGCGCTGAAGTTTTACGAAGATGGTCGTTACGATGACGCGCTGCGCGCGCTGCGCGCGCTTGAGGCGCGCAGCGAGGAGGGTGACCGTGTGCTGGGGCTTGCGCTCTACCGCACGGGGCGCTTTGAGGAGGCCACCGAGTGGCTGGAGCTTAGCGTGGAGCAGAAGCCCTCGCCGGAGGTCGCCGGCGCGTTGCTGGACGCCTACCGGCGTCTTGGTCAACGCGATGCGATGGGACCGCTGTGTGAGCGCTTTGAGGGATGGCCGGATTACGAGGCTGTGCTGGAGCGCTGCCCGGGTGAGGGGATGTCGGACGAGTGA
- a CDS encoding FHA domain-containing protein, giving the protein MSSFWLEFDHNGQTQNASFNSQSVTIGRDRGSDFILDHPTVSRQHALIVEEGGGNYRLVVLSRGGLTAVDGQPVSGEVSLWDGAMLTLGKHSVRFRAPDATARAPQAAPAQPAAMPQTGGFGATPAGGGFGQPAAGAAPSGFGQPAGGAAPSGFGQAPNAGGFGQPAGQGQPSGFGQPAPGVGQQPAPGGFGAPPPSAAPAEKKEAKSGGDAGIISWDEIAASDEALSEAEDDAAASDYQRIQSASKKAGAKPDETNPVVVIIGVLIAVGMLGYTFLGGGEATDTGGEEQVAYSELPPVQLDVDCVAETDCMRKAQETYLIATDLLGKRDVENRNLFDGYKRLLEARELMTMGGVEQFPEEMNGWQALHDDARAQLDTYYKNFRAAFHSAKQRQRYIEMAETLKQIEAFFPDKTSRENRWAAEMELNMKSSGTYPRTMR; this is encoded by the coding sequence ATGTCCTCCTTCTGGTTAGAGTTCGACCATAACGGTCAGACGCAGAACGCCTCGTTTAACAGCCAGTCCGTAACGATCGGCCGCGACCGCGGCTCGGACTTTATTCTCGACCACCCTACCGTCTCGCGTCAGCACGCGCTGATCGTCGAAGAGGGCGGGGGCAACTACCGCCTGGTGGTGCTCTCGCGTGGTGGTCTGACTGCGGTTGACGGGCAGCCGGTCAGCGGAGAGGTTTCCCTGTGGGACGGGGCGATGCTCACGCTGGGCAAGCATTCGGTGCGTTTTCGTGCGCCGGATGCGACGGCGCGTGCACCTCAGGCGGCGCCGGCGCAGCCGGCAGCGATGCCTCAGACGGGCGGCTTCGGTGCGACGCCGGCGGGCGGTGGTTTCGGTCAGCCCGCCGCAGGTGCTGCGCCGAGTGGATTTGGTCAGCCGGCAGGTGGCGCGGCTCCGAGTGGCTTCGGTCAGGCTCCCAACGCCGGTGGTTTTGGCCAGCCCGCAGGGCAGGGCCAGCCGTCGGGTTTCGGCCAACCCGCCCCTGGCGTCGGGCAGCAGCCGGCCCCCGGTGGTTTTGGGGCTCCGCCTCCTTCCGCTGCGCCGGCTGAAAAGAAAGAAGCGAAGAGTGGTGGCGACGCCGGGATCATCTCCTGGGATGAGATCGCGGCCAGCGATGAGGCGCTCTCTGAGGCCGAGGACGACGCCGCGGCCAGCGATTATCAGCGCATTCAGTCCGCCAGCAAGAAGGCCGGCGCCAAGCCCGATGAGACCAACCCCGTCGTGGTCATTATTGGCGTTTTGATCGCTGTGGGAATGCTCGGTTACACCTTCCTTGGTGGTGGCGAAGCGACCGATACCGGGGGCGAGGAGCAGGTGGCATACTCGGAGCTTCCGCCGGTTCAGCTGGACGTGGACTGCGTGGCCGAGACCGATTGCATGCGTAAGGCGCAGGAGACCTATCTGATCGCCACGGATCTTCTCGGCAAGCGCGACGTCGAGAACCGCAATCTTTTCGATGGTTATAAGCGACTTCTCGAGGCCCGTGAGTTGATGACCATGGGTGGGGTTGAGCAGTTCCCCGAGGAGATGAACGGCTGGCAGGCGTTGCACGATGACGCTCGGGCCCAGCTGGATACCTATTACAAGAATTTCCGGGCAGCCTTCCACAGCGCCAAACAGCGCCAGCGCTACATCGAGATGGCCGAGACGCTCAAGCAGATCGAGGCGTTCTTCCCCGATAAGACCTCGCGAGAGAACCGCTGGGCGGCCGAGATGGAGCTGAATATGAAGAGCAGCGGCACCTACCCGCGGACCATGCGTTAA
- a CDS encoding heme exporter protein CcmB — MKTSLILRQSRTILAKDLRREWRTREILTTTVAFSVLLMAVFTFAFYRSGDATAEVFPGILWISIVFSGTLAIGRSFQHETASGCLRALALIPGSQVSLYIGKLAANLIFMLLFELALIPLLLLAFSVDLGPTWALHLGSVLIGTLGFATLGTLVSAMLVKNDLREVLLPVLLYPLLIPLLIAGVKISAALLAGQDWPQVQGWVKAMIAMDLAYGVLCVLLFRFVLAAVE; from the coding sequence ATGAAGACCTCGCTCATCCTGCGACAGAGCCGCACGATCCTGGCCAAAGATCTGCGCCGGGAGTGGCGCACCCGCGAGATCCTCACCACCACCGTGGCCTTCTCGGTGCTGCTGATGGCGGTGTTCACCTTTGCCTTCTACCGCAGCGGCGACGCCACCGCGGAGGTCTTCCCCGGCATCCTGTGGATCTCGATCGTCTTCAGCGGCACGCTGGCCATCGGGCGCAGCTTTCAACATGAGACGGCCAGCGGTTGCCTGCGCGCCCTGGCGCTGATTCCGGGCAGTCAGGTCAGCCTCTACATAGGCAAACTCGCCGCGAACCTGATCTTCATGCTTCTCTTTGAGCTCGCGCTCATCCCCCTGCTCCTGCTGGCGTTTTCCGTCGATCTGGGCCCGACCTGGGCGCTGCATCTGGGTTCGGTGCTCATCGGCACCCTGGGTTTTGCCACCCTGGGCACACTCGTCTCGGCGATGCTCGTCAAAAACGATCTTCGCGAAGTGCTCCTGCCGGTGCTGCTCTACCCCCTGCTCATCCCACTGCTCATCGCCGGGGTCAAAATCAGCGCCGCCCTGCTCGCCGGGCAGGACTGGCCCCAGGTTCAGGGGTGGGTCAAGGCGATGATCGCCATGGATCTGGCCTACGGTGTGCTCTGCGTGCTGCTCTTCCGTTTCGTGCTTGCGGCGGTGGAGTAA
- a CDS encoding Flp family type IVb pilin, which translates to MMRRMRSAWERTPAWLGRGRGATAAEYMVLLMLAALFIVAMIRVFGSSVTSKFEASRQEISGISSEDRGTSAAGQGAAGANNGEQRSMTRTTVAAAATNSAAAEARARGERPQARWWSVGGVSWIVVAIVLGLFGLLGYVIFGGKKE; encoded by the coding sequence ATGATGCGTCGAATGCGCAGCGCCTGGGAGCGAACCCCGGCCTGGTTGGGGCGGGGAAGGGGAGCGACGGCGGCGGAGTATATGGTGCTCCTGATGCTGGCAGCGCTCTTTATCGTGGCGATGATTCGGGTCTTTGGCTCGTCGGTGACCTCGAAGTTCGAAGCGAGTCGCCAGGAGATCTCGGGGATCAGCAGTGAGGATCGTGGGACAAGTGCGGCGGGGCAGGGCGCGGCCGGTGCAAATAATGGTGAGCAACGCAGCATGACCCGCACGACGGTTGCGGCGGCGGCCACGAACTCAGCCGCCGCTGAGGCCCGCGCGCGTGGGGAGCGCCCGCAGGCCAGATGGTGGTCGGTGGGAGGCGTGAGCTGGATTGTGGTGGCGATCGTGCTGGGGCTCTTCGGGCTCTTAGGCTACGTGATCTTTGGCGGGAAGAAGGAGTGA
- a CDS encoding zinc ribbon domain-containing protein: protein MSLPLLIVAIAFTLWGLLNMLRPFLAQRDAQLRFEVLDEELREIEGLMARKAALVQSLRDIEYDHQTAKISTEDYARFKRSHERRAVAIMRRLDAIHGGREWESHIEDAVAARQQALPEPEAQAPGAKDASQPPQKTAKATDACTECGEPLSPRARFCAICGTPRESSAADADERPRHAAPLTSEVTG from the coding sequence ATGAGCCTCCCCCTGCTGATCGTCGCCATCGCGTTTACGCTCTGGGGCCTGCTCAACATGCTTCGCCCCTTTCTGGCGCAGCGCGACGCGCAACTTCGCTTCGAAGTCCTCGATGAGGAGCTCCGTGAGATCGAGGGCCTGATGGCCCGCAAGGCCGCCCTGGTGCAGTCCCTTCGCGATATCGAATACGACCACCAGACCGCCAAGATCTCCACCGAGGACTACGCCCGCTTCAAGCGCTCCCATGAGCGCCGCGCCGTCGCCATCATGCGTCGTCTCGACGCCATTCACGGCGGACGCGAGTGGGAATCCCACATCGAAGACGCCGTCGCAGCTCGCCAGCAGGCCCTTCCTGAGCCCGAAGCACAGGCGCCGGGGGCAAAAGATGCCTCACAGCCCCCCCAGAAGACCGCTAAGGCCACTGACGCCTGCACCGAATGCGGTGAGCCGCTTAGCCCCCGCGCGCGCTTCTGCGCCATTTGTGGAACGCCACGCGAATCCTCCGCTGCTGATGCGGACGAGCGCCCCCGCCACGCTGCCCCCCTGACCTCCGAGGTCACCGGATGA
- a CDS encoding ABC transporter ATP-binding protein: protein MPPRSPNAVTLRDVSRVFGRTFALHRVSTTLKAGSITALLGNNGAGKSTLLNILATVDAPSDGEVRFGKVAFADFARRGRARIGWVSHQTLVYDELTGRENLTFFGQLYGIPHIQKIVEGWLERVGLSAAADRPVGTYSRGMKQRLTIARALLHDPQLVLLDEPATGLDQAGTALVSSLLGELRDEGRIVVIISHNFSLIETLADNVLILRKGQLRASGPLPPGTPLVSHYQAHA, encoded by the coding sequence ATGCCCCCACGCTCCCCCAACGCAGTGACGCTGCGAGACGTCTCGCGCGTCTTCGGGCGCACCTTTGCGCTCCACCGGGTCAGCACCACACTTAAGGCCGGCTCCATCACCGCCCTGCTGGGCAATAACGGAGCCGGCAAGTCCACGCTTCTCAACATTCTGGCCACCGTCGACGCCCCCTCCGATGGCGAGGTGCGCTTTGGCAAGGTCGCCTTTGCCGACTTCGCCCGCCGCGGCCGCGCCCGCATCGGCTGGGTCAGCCACCAGACACTCGTCTACGACGAGCTCACCGGCCGCGAGAACCTCACCTTCTTTGGTCAGCTCTACGGCATCCCCCACATCCAGAAGATCGTCGAAGGGTGGCTGGAGCGCGTGGGCTTAAGCGCGGCGGCAGACCGCCCGGTGGGCACCTACTCGCGCGGCATGAAGCAGCGATTGACCATCGCACGCGCCCTCCTGCACGACCCCCAGCTTGTGCTCCTCGATGAGCCGGCCACCGGGCTCGACCAGGCCGGCACCGCCCTTGTCAGCAGCCTGCTAGGCGAACTTCGCGATGAGGGCCGCATCGTGGTGATCATCTCCCACAACTTCTCGCTCATTGAGACGCTGGCTGATAACGTGCTCATCCTGCGCAAAGGCCAGCTGCGTGCCAGCGGCCCGCTCCCCCCCGGCACCCCACTCGTCTCGCATTATCAGGCCCACGCCTGA
- a CDS encoding heme lyase CcmF/NrfE family subunit, which yields MSWLGSLAIYLALYVAIVGVTMGIIAARTGSRRFLHATRFATYTTFGALSVASMVLIHALLTHDFSIKYVAAFSDQSMPTFYLLGAFWGGQAGSLLFWVWKVTLFTAICVYTNRKSYQDFMPWVMAVSMAVAAGLLIILVFGSNPFEGYHLIDDPTQGKGLNPLLQTPKMVLHPPALLTGMASMTVPFAFAIAALLSGNLSNAWVEAARKWILWPWLFLSIGNILGGMWAYEELGWGGYWAWDPVENAALLPWLTSTALIHSLLIQERRGMLKRWNVGLMIGTFLLTIFGTYITRSGLIESVHSFAQSDIGPYFLNLLLTVTVFSVALFVYRWKALKSEQRLDSPVSREAAFIFNNWMFLSMTAVVLFGTLWPRIKEGLTGQDIAMGPQWFNRWMIPLGLLMMLMMGIGTIIAWRRANWKNFQRNFIIPIAAALILTPLSVGLYWVVRGQGLVSPDSLDATYAIIAIALCFFVGATIVQEFSRGISARRRMHDESFGESLYRLCMKQKRRYGGYIVHLGVVFAFVAFAGNAMKIEKDVSLAQGESVQIGDFTFTYQGLSDQHNRERVLYSSAVQVARDGRALYEMHPGKSVFHSSPNMPVSEIDIRSTPLEDVYVALVNFDPDGRQAAFKIFVSPFTWWFWFGGIILVLGTLICLWPTRESLESLRPGAGGIGRAAIFGGVVMIVFSPMLIWTVESHTSWGDVRRLEQAPVAELVDTPSAESPVQPEPS from the coding sequence CGCACCGGCTCGCGGCGCTTCTTACACGCCACGCGCTTTGCGACCTACACCACCTTCGGCGCCCTCTCAGTCGCCTCGATGGTGCTCATCCACGCGCTGCTCACCCACGACTTCAGCATCAAGTACGTGGCGGCGTTCTCCGACCAGAGCATGCCGACCTTCTACCTGCTAGGCGCCTTCTGGGGCGGTCAGGCCGGAAGCCTGCTCTTCTGGGTATGGAAGGTCACCCTCTTTACGGCCATCTGCGTCTACACCAACCGCAAGAGCTACCAGGACTTTATGCCCTGGGTGATGGCTGTGAGCATGGCGGTGGCCGCCGGTCTGCTCATCATCCTGGTCTTCGGCTCCAACCCCTTTGAGGGCTACCACCTCATCGACGACCCCACCCAGGGCAAGGGCCTCAACCCCCTTCTGCAGACCCCGAAGATGGTGCTGCACCCGCCCGCCCTGCTCACCGGCATGGCCTCGATGACCGTGCCCTTCGCCTTTGCCATCGCCGCGCTCTTAAGCGGCAACCTCTCCAACGCCTGGGTCGAGGCCGCCCGCAAGTGGATCCTCTGGCCCTGGCTCTTCTTGAGCATCGGCAACATCCTCGGCGGCATGTGGGCCTACGAGGAGCTGGGCTGGGGCGGCTACTGGGCCTGGGATCCGGTCGAAAACGCCGCCCTGCTGCCCTGGCTGACCTCCACCGCGCTGATCCACTCCCTGCTCATTCAGGAGCGCCGCGGGATGCTCAAGCGCTGGAACGTCGGCCTGATGATCGGCACCTTCCTGCTGACCATCTTCGGCACTTACATCACCCGCAGCGGGCTTATTGAGTCGGTGCACTCCTTTGCCCAGAGCGACATCGGCCCCTACTTCCTCAACCTGCTCCTCACCGTGACCGTCTTCAGCGTGGCGCTCTTCGTCTACCGCTGGAAGGCACTCAAGAGCGAGCAGCGCCTGGATAGCCCGGTCAGCCGCGAGGCCGCCTTCATCTTCAACAACTGGATGTTCCTCTCGATGACCGCCGTGGTGCTCTTCGGCACCCTGTGGCCGCGCATCAAAGAGGGCCTCACCGGCCAGGACATCGCCATGGGGCCCCAGTGGTTTAACCGCTGGATGATCCCCCTGGGACTCTTGATGATGCTGATGATGGGCATCGGCACGATCATCGCCTGGCGACGCGCCAACTGGAAGAACTTCCAGCGCAACTTCATCATCCCCATCGCCGCAGCCCTCATCCTCACCCCCTTAAGCGTCGGCCTCTACTGGGTGGTGCGAGGCCAGGGCCTGGTCAGCCCCGACAGCCTGGACGCAACCTACGCGATCATCGCCATCGCCCTGTGCTTCTTTGTCGGCGCCACCATCGTCCAGGAGTTCTCCCGCGGCATCAGCGCCCGCCGGCGCATGCACGATGAGAGCTTCGGCGAGTCGCTCTACCGCCTCTGCATGAAACAAAAACGCCGCTACGGCGGCTACATCGTGCACCTGGGCGTGGTCTTCGCGTTCGTCGCCTTTGCCGGCAACGCCATGAAGATCGAAAAAGACGTCAGCCTGGCCCAGGGGGAGTCGGTGCAGATCGGCGACTTCACCTTCACCTACCAGGGCTTGAGCGATCAGCATAACCGCGAGCGCGTCCTCTACTCCTCGGCCGTGCAGGTGGCCCGAGACGGTCGCGCCCTCTACGAGATGCACCCCGGGAAGTCCGTCTTCCACTCCAGCCCGAACATGCCCGTGAGCGAGATCGACATCCGCTCCACCCCGCTGGAAGACGTCTACGTGGCGCTTGTTAACTTCGACCCGGACGGCCGCCAGGCCGCCTTCAAGATCTTTGTCAGCCCCTTCACCTGGTGGTTCTGGTTCGGCGGCATCATCCTGGTGCTCGGCACGCTGATCTGTCTGTGGCCCACGCGCGAATCCCTGGAGTCGCTGCGCCCGGGCGCCGGCGGCATCGGGCGCGCCGCGATCTTCGGCGGCGTCGTCATGATCGTCTTCTCCCCGATGCTCATCTGGACCGTCGAGTCGCACACCTCCTGGGGTGACGTCCGCCGCCTGGAGCAAGCTCCCGTCGCCGAGCTCGTCGACACCCCGAGCGCTGAATCCCCCGTGCAGCCGGAGCCCTCATGA